A genome region from Falco biarmicus isolate bFalBia1 chromosome 11, bFalBia1.pri, whole genome shotgun sequence includes the following:
- the LOC130157257 gene encoding transmembrane protein 121 yields MVLPPPDKRHVCLTTIVIMTSMAFMDAYLVEQNQGPRKIGVCIIVLVGDICFLIVLRYVAVWVGAEVKTAKRGYAMILWFLYIFVLEIKLYFIFQNYKADKKNLETVARKALTLLLSICVPGLYLVLVALDSMEYIRTFRKKEDLRGRLFWVALDLLDILDIQANLWEPHRTGLPIWAEGLMFFYCYILLLILPCVSLSEISMQGEHIAPQKMMLYPVLSLVTINIVTIFIRAINMVLFQDSRVSTIFIGKNIIAIATKACTFLEYKRQVKEFPQNAIALELQQNSLSHNQTIHSTQGIPHEPSPTSEILDT; encoded by the coding sequence ATGGTGCTGCCGCCGCCTGACAAGCGTCACGTCTGTCTGACCACCATCGTCATCATGACCAGCATGGCCTTCATGGACGCCTACCTGGTGGAGCAGAACCAAGGCCCCCGCAAGATTGGCGTCTGCATCATTGTGCTGGTGGGGGACATCTGCTTCCTCATCGTGCTGCGCTACGTGGCAGTGTGGGTGGGGGCAGAGGTGAAGACGGCCAAGCGGGGCTATGCCATGATCCTGTGGTTCCTCTACATCTTCGTGCTGGAGATCAAACTGTATTTCATCTTTCAGAATTACAAAGCTGACAAGAAGAACCTGGAGACGGTGGCCAGGAAAGCCCTGACCCTGCTCCTTTCCATCTGTGTTCCGGGGCTCTACCTGGTGCTGGTGGCCTTGGACAGCATGGAGTACATACGGACCTTTCGGAAGAAAGAGGACTTGCGGGGACGCCTCTTCTGGGTGGCTCTTGACCTGCTGGATATCTTGGACATCCAGGCTAACCTGTGGGAGCCGCACAGGACCGGCCTGCCCATCTGGGCAGAGGGGCTCATGTTCTTCTACTGCTACATACTCCTCCTGATCCTGCCTTGCGTGTCCCTCAGTGAGATCAGCATGCAAGGGGAGCACATTGCCCCGCAAAAAATGATGCTCTACCCTGTCCTCAGCCTGGTCACCATTAACATCGTCACTATCTTCATCCGGGCCATCAACATGGTCTTGTTCCAGGACAGCAGGGTCTCCACCATCTTTATAGGCAAGAACATCATCGCCATCGCTACCAAGGCATGCACCTTCCTCGAGTACAAGCGGCAGGTGAAGGAGTTCCCCCAGAATGCCATCGCCCTGGAGCTCCAGCAGAACTCCCTCTCCCACAACCAGACCATCCACAGCACACAGGGCATCCCCCATGAGCCATCGCCCACCAGTGAGATCCTTGACACATGA